Proteins found in one Muntiacus reevesi chromosome 2, mMunRee1.1, whole genome shotgun sequence genomic segment:
- the STK35 gene encoding serine/threonine-protein kinase 35 codes for MGHQEPPLARLRAGRAAYIKRLRKGLSWREHVESRGSPDAQLYPESTAAVTRTVAGAVARPTRAAASRAAPYPRQPCPGADHPQPGALGGKRAARKWKGAGQVTIQGPALPRPGAGRRDEAGGSRAAPLLLPPPPAAMETGEEDGARRGTQSPERKRRSPVPRALSAKLRPAAAAQAMDPVAAEAPGEAYLARRRPEGGGGSARPRYSLLAEIGRGSYGVVYEAVAGRSGARVAVKKIRCDAPENVELALAEFWALTSLKRRHQNVVQFEECVLQRNGLAQRMSHGNKSSQLYLRLVETSLKGERILGYAEEPCYLWFVMEFCEGGDLNQYVLSRRPDPATNKSFMLQLTSAIAFLHKNHIVHRDLKPDNILITERSGTPILKVADFGLSKVCAGLAPRGKEGNPDNKNVNVNKYWLSSACGSDFYMAPEVWEGHYTAKADIFALGIIIWAMIERITFIDSETKKELLGTYIKQGTEIVPVGEALLENPKMELHIPQKRRTSMSEGIKQLLKDMLAANPQDRPDAFELETRMDQVTCAA; via the exons ATGGGCCACCAGGAGCCTCCGCTGGCCCGACTGAGGGCCGGACGTGCGGCTTATATAAAAAGGTTACGTAAAGGGCTCAGCTGGCGCGAACACGTGGAGAGCCGCGGGAGCCCGGACGCTCAGCTGTACCCCGAGAGCACTGCTGCGGTCACTCGTACAGTAGCAGGCGCCGTCGCACGCCCGACCCGGGCCGCGGCCTCCCGCGCGGCTCCGTACCCGAGGCAGCCCTGTCCAGGGGCGGACCATCCCCAGCCGGGGGCCTTAGGAGGGAAACGCGCTGCCCGGAAGTGGAAGGGCGCCGGCCAG GTCACAATCCAAGGTCCCGCTCTTCCACGTCCCGGGGCCGGACGGAGGGATGAGGCAGGGGGGTCCCGGGCAGCGCCGTTGCTGCTCCCCCCGCCGCCCGCAGCCATGGAAACGGGGGAGGAGGACGGCGCTCGCAGAGGTACACAAAGCCCCGAGCGGAAAAGGCGAAGCCCAGTGCCGCGGGCGCTCAGCGCGAAGCTGaggccggcggcggcggcccagGCCATGGATCCGGTGGCGGCCGAGGCCCCGGGCGAGGCCTACCTGGCGCGGCGGCGGCCGGAGGGCGGCGGCGGGTCGGCGCGGCCGCGCTACAGCCTGTTGGCGGAGATCGGGCGCGGCAGCTACGGCGTGGTGTACGAGGCAGTGGCCGGGCGCAGCGGGGCCCGGGTGGCGGTCAAGAAGATCCGCTGCGACGCCCCCGAGAACGTGGAGCTGGCGCTGGCCGAATTCTGGGCCCTGACCAGCCTCAAACGGCGCCACCAGAATGTTGTGCAGTTTGAAGAGTGTGTCCTGCAGCGCAACGGGCTCGCCCAGCGCATGAGCCACGGCAACAAGAGCTCGCAGCTTTACCTGCGCCTGGTGGAGACCTCGCTCAAAG GAGAAAGGATCCTGGGTTATGCTGAGGAACCCTGCTATCTCTGGTTTGTCATGGAGTTCTGTGAAGGTGGAGACCTGAATCAGTATGTCCTATCCCGGAGGCCGGACCCAGCCACCAACAAGAGCTTCATGCTGCAGCTCACAAGCGCCATTGCCTTCCTGCACAAAAACCACATCGTGCACAGGGACCTAAAGCCAGACAACATCCTCATCACAGAGCGGTCTGGCACCCCCATCCTCAAGGTGGCAGACTTTGGACTAAGCAAGGTCTGTGCTGGTCTGGCCCCCCGAGGTAAAGAGGGCAATCCAGACAACAAAAATGTGAATGTGAATAAGTACTGGCTGTCCTCAGCCTGTGGCTCAGACTTCTACATGGCccctgaagtctgggagggaCACTACACAGCCAAGGCTGACATCTTTGCCCTGGGTATTATCATCTGGGCAATGATAGAAAGAATCACTTTCATTGACTCTGAGACCAAGAAGGAGCTCCTGGGGACCTATATCAAACAGGGGACTGAGATCGTCCCTGTTGGTGAGGCGCTGCTAGAAAACCCAAAGATGGAGTTGCACATCCCCCAGAAACGCAGGACTTCCATGTCTGAGGGGATCAAGCAGCTCTTGAAAGATATGTTAGCTGCTAACCCACAGGACCGGCctgatgcctttgaacttgaAACCAGAATGGACCAGGTCACATGTGCTGCTTAA